One window from the genome of Spirochaetota bacterium encodes:
- the trpS gene encoding tryptophan--tRNA ligase produces the protein MSRILSGIQPSGQLHIGNYMGMMKPMIELQSKHELFCFIVNYHALTTIQNGEKLRKNTISAALDFLALGIDPDKCYFWVQSDIHEVVELSWILSCNTSLGLLERSHSYKDKIAKGIVPNCGLFCYPVLMAADILLFQAEMIPVGKDQKQHIEMTRDIAQRFNSTYGETFVLPEPLISDDIAIIPGIDGLKMSKSYDNAIYIFESEKDLKKKVMRIVTDSTPVEDPKDPDRCTVFQLYKLFADRDRAEKLRGRYQNGGVGYGDVKKELFGLMWDYFRPYREKRDMLSKDTGEIYQILQRGAEKTKEIARKNIEEVKHKIGLSYKS, from the coding sequence ATGTCAAGAATACTATCTGGAATACAACCATCCGGGCAACTACATATTGGTAATTATATGGGCATGATGAAACCGATGATAGAGTTGCAAAGTAAACATGAATTGTTCTGCTTCATAGTTAATTATCACGCCTTGACAACTATCCAGAATGGGGAAAAACTCAGGAAGAACACGATATCAGCAGCGCTTGACTTTCTGGCCCTTGGCATTGATCCTGATAAATGCTACTTCTGGGTTCAATCAGATATTCATGAAGTGGTTGAATTATCCTGGATACTCAGTTGCAACACATCTTTAGGACTACTCGAAAGAAGTCATAGTTATAAGGATAAGATTGCTAAAGGAATAGTGCCCAATTGCGGTCTCTTCTGCTATCCTGTTCTAATGGCCGCTGATATCCTCCTCTTTCAGGCAGAGATGATCCCAGTTGGGAAGGATCAGAAGCAACATATTGAGATGACCAGGGATATTGCTCAGCGGTTTAACTCAACATATGGGGAAACCTTTGTGCTTCCAGAACCCTTGATTTCTGATGATATTGCTATTATTCCCGGCATTGATGGACTGAAAATGTCCAAGAGCTATGACAATGCAATATATATATTTGAATCTGAAAAGGACCTGAAAAAAAAGGTGATGAGGATTGTCACTGATTCCACACCAGTTGAAGATCCAAAGGATCCCGATAGATGCACTGTCTTTCAGTTATACAAACTCTTTGCAGATAGGGATAGGGCTGAGAAATTGCGAGGTCGATATCAGAATGGTGGAGTTGGATATGGAGATGTCAAAAAGGAGTTATTCGGACTAATGTGGGACTACTTCAGACCCTATAGGGAAAAGAGGGATATGCTCAGTAAAGATACAGGGGAGATATATCAAATTTTACAGAGAGGGGCGGAAAAGACTAAGGAGATTGCAAGAAAAAATATCGAGGAAGTTAAACATAAGATCGGATTAAGTTATAAATCCTAG
- a CDS encoding HD domain-containing phosphohydrolase: MRKYIFISAKIKEYICDESTLRDNTFILVDIKQKISHLLHKKHNPIFAVLFLGKEDLFEIVPFLNEFNFKDISYKVILFSTEEELGTLNSDNIKHISDIRSSTISIKEYNILTQIAFQQIEEKYWQSNLKDEQILHLLDTKRDQEDLINIGMALSTEKSTDKLMKSILLLSKKITGADAGSIYLAEETEDGKKQLRFKYSHTFERDLPFEEHVLSIDKNSIAGFVAVTGEVLNISDVYKLSSEDPLSFNSSFDKTHNYRAKSMLVVPMKNHVDHIIGVIQLINSKENTKEDTQIMKNAAYEIKLENPNDFETKVVSFDQRYESLMQAVAGQAAIAIENNRMIKQIQNQFEAFVKTSVSAIESRDIATSGHSFRVAEICKEIARSIDREDCGSFKDTHFSENEIKEIEYASLLHDYGKVYIDLAIFKKAKKLYPKEFENLILKLNYLYRFIELHYTMQESLLSRDRNLFNDIVPDLESMNLIKEDKLQRIRRIKDKVKVLNEPRIIEGDPERMLNEIMNDIQQVECFDIEGNKIELLTDNETLNLKIKRGSLNPIERKEIESHVLHTHYFLSDIPWPPEFKNIPDIVLKHHEKLDGSGYPFGISGEENIPIQSRMITIADIYDALIASDRPYKRAISCEEALSILEEEAKCNKLDKNILEIFIKYKIYEKIDKNAFKL; encoded by the coding sequence ATGAGAAAATATATATTTATATCAGCTAAGATAAAGGAATATATATGTGATGAGTCTACTCTGAGAGATAATACATTTATATTAGTAGATATTAAACAAAAGATTTCTCATTTATTACATAAGAAGCACAATCCAATCTTCGCAGTCCTCTTTTTAGGCAAGGAGGATCTATTTGAGATAGTCCCCTTCCTCAATGAATTCAATTTCAAGGATATTTCATATAAAGTAATCTTATTTAGTACTGAAGAAGAACTGGGAACCCTGAACTCAGATAACATTAAACACATCTCCGATATCAGATCATCCACAATATCGATAAAGGAATACAACATCTTGACGCAAATAGCATTCCAGCAAATTGAGGAAAAATATTGGCAAAGCAATCTAAAGGATGAACAGATTCTGCATCTTTTGGACACAAAACGAGATCAGGAAGATTTGATTAATATTGGAATGGCTCTTTCAACAGAAAAATCTACAGATAAACTGATGAAATCAATATTATTACTCAGCAAAAAGATTACTGGCGCCGATGCTGGTAGCATATACCTTGCTGAAGAGACGGAGGATGGGAAAAAACAACTACGGTTTAAATACTCTCATACCTTTGAACGGGACCTCCCCTTTGAGGAGCATGTATTGTCAATTGACAAAAACTCCATCGCTGGATTTGTTGCTGTTACTGGTGAAGTGTTAAATATATCTGATGTCTATAAATTGTCTTCTGAGGATCCCCTATCCTTTAACTCCTCCTTTGATAAAACACATAATTATAGGGCTAAGTCAATGCTTGTAGTTCCAATGAAGAATCATGTGGATCATATTATTGGGGTAATACAACTCATTAACAGCAAGGAGAACACCAAGGAGGATACTCAAATAATGAAAAACGCGGCTTACGAGATTAAATTGGAAAATCCTAATGACTTTGAAACCAAGGTTGTTTCTTTTGACCAAAGATACGAGAGCCTAATGCAGGCTGTTGCCGGACAGGCTGCAATTGCAATCGAGAACAACAGGATGATTAAACAGATTCAAAATCAATTTGAAGCCTTTGTCAAGACATCCGTTAGCGCAATTGAATCAAGAGATATTGCCACATCAGGTCATTCCTTTAGGGTTGCTGAGATTTGCAAGGAGATAGCAAGATCAATAGATAGAGAGGATTGCGGGTCATTTAAGGATACACATTTTTCAGAGAACGAGATTAAGGAGATAGAATACGCATCTCTTCTTCATGACTATGGCAAGGTTTATATTGATTTAGCAATATTCAAGAAAGCAAAAAAGTTGTACCCCAAGGAATTTGAAAATCTAATATTAAAGCTAAACTATCTCTATAGATTTATTGAATTGCATTATACAATGCAGGAGAGTTTACTTTCAAGGGATCGGAATCTTTTCAATGATATTGTGCCCGATTTAGAGAGCATGAACCTCATTAAAGAGGATAAACTTCAAAGAATTAGGAGAATTAAGGATAAGGTAAAGGTCTTAAATGAACCAAGAATTATTGAAGGCGATCCAGAAAGGATGTTAAATGAAATCATGAATGATATTCAACAAGTGGAATGTTTTGATATTGAGGGAAATAAAATTGAGTTATTAACTGACAATGAAACCCTAAATCTAAAAATTAAAAGGGGTAGCCTGAATCCTATTGAGAGAAAAGAGATAGAGAGTCATGTTCTCCATACTCACTACTTCTTAAGCGATATTCCATGGCCCCCGGAATTCAAGAATATTCCTGATATTGTACTGAAACATCATGAGAAGCTTGATGGAAGCGGTTATCCCTTTGGCATATCCGGAGAAGAGAATATTCCAATACAATCAAGGATGATAACGATAGCTGACATATATGATGCCCTGATTGCATCGGATAGACCCTATAAAAGGGCGATCTCATGCGAGGAAGCATTATCCATATTAGAAGAAGAGGCAAAGTGCAATAAACTGGATAAAAATATCCTTGAAATATTCATTAAGTACAAAATTTATGAAAAGATTGACAAGAATGCTTTCAAATTGTAA